In Xyrauchen texanus isolate HMW12.3.18 chromosome 27, RBS_HiC_50CHRs, whole genome shotgun sequence, one genomic interval encodes:
- the LOC127620589 gene encoding receptor-type tyrosine-protein phosphatase beta-like isoform X2 yields MRIRGCSKSQILQTFQAHCLSLATNDNAGYRQEFEELEVVGREYTCRAGQLDANKNKNRYPFILPYDHTRVQLSLLDSKLHSDYINANYVPGGTSEHDFICTQAPLQCTMVDFWRMIWETNVALIVMVTALREDGKVMCDQYWPPEQGTGCYGTVQVTTVSRQRHPEYYITTIRLKQQGFRAVRHVTHYHYPLWPDQGVPQIASSLCTFTEHVRQHLDNISSHGPTVVHCSAGVGRSGTFVALLWLLQLCARGIPPNVRLAVQDLRKRRVMMVQNIEQYMLVHQCLLHYLGGETSKPRDSRAAPVSLHPGVHHGSQQSMRSRRGRQRCSERAQPMPQPQQIKHTHPECITQSSAAQPPPTSLQSLQTALKSIHPAHLLRRIMPSTHN; encoded by the exons AATAAGGGGATGTTCTAAATCACAGATCCTTCAGACATTTCAGGCACACTGTCTGTCTCTAGCAACAAATGACAACGCAGGATACCGACAGGAATTTGAG GAGCTGGAAGTTGTCGGCAGAGAGTACACCTGCAGAGCTGGACAACTAGATGCTAACAAGAACAAAAACAGATACCCCTTCATCTTACCCT ATGACCACACTCGTGTTCAGCTCTCTCTGCTGGACTCCAAACTGCACTCTGACTACATCAATGCCAACTATGTGCCT GGTGGGACATCCGAGCATGATTTTATCTGCACTCAAGCACCTCTGCAGTGCACCATGGTGGATTTCTGGCGGATGATCTGGGAGACAAATGTGGCGCTCATTGTTATGGTGACCGCGTTGAGAGAGGACGGCAAG GTGATGTGTGATCAGTACTGGCCACCTGAGCAAGGAACAGGATGTTATGGAACGGTGCAGGTGACCACAGTTTCACGCCAGCGCCATCCGGAATATTACATCACCACAATCCGCTTAAAGCAG CAGGGTTTCCGGGCTGTGCGTCATGTGACTCACTATCATTACCCCCTCTGGCCTGATCAGGGGGTCCCGCAGATCGCATCATCTCTTTGCACTTTCACTGAGCATGTGCGCCAGCACCTCGACAATATCAGCAGCCACGGACCAACAGTAGTTCACTGCAG tgcagGAGTGGGTCGTTCTGGCACATTTGTGGCATTGCTATGGTTACTTCAGCTGTGTGCAAGAGGAATTCCTCCTAATGTCCGTCTGGCTGTGCAAGATCTACGGAAACGCAGAGTCATGATGGTACAAAACATT GAGCAGTACATGTTGGTGCATCAGTGTCTCCTGCACTATCTGGGTGGAGAAACATCCAAACCACG TGATTCCCGTGCTGCCCCTGTGTCACTGCATCCTGGAGTACATCATGGGTCACAACAGTCAATGAGATCACGGCGAGGGCGGCAGAGGTGTTCGGAGCGGGCACAGCCAATGCCACAGCCACAACAGATTAAACACACACATCCAGAGTGTATCACACAATCAAGCGCTGCCCAGCCTCCACCGACGTCACTACAGTCCCTACAGACCGCACTGAAGAGCATACACCCTGCACACCTGCTGCGCAGAATAATGCCATCAACACACAACTGA
- the LOC127620589 gene encoding receptor-type tyrosine-protein phosphatase beta-like isoform X1, producing the protein MRIRGCSKSQILQTFQAHCLSLATNDNAGYRQEFEELEVVGREYTCRAGQLDANKNKNRYPFILPYDHTRVQLSLLDSKLHSDYINANYVPGGTSEHDFICTQAPLQCTMVDFWRMIWETNVALIVMVTALREDGKVMCDQYWPPEQGTGCYGTVQVTTVSRQRHPEYYITTIRLKQQGFRAVRHVTHYHYPLWPDQGVPQIASSLCTFTEHVRQHLDNISSHGPTVVHCSAGVGRSGTFVALLWLLQLCARGIPPNVRLAVQDLRKRRVMMVQNIEQYMLVHQCLLHYLGGETSKPRSDSRAAPVSLHPGVHHGSQQSMRSRRGRQRCSERAQPMPQPQQIKHTHPECITQSSAAQPPPTSLQSLQTALKSIHPAHLLRRIMPSTHN; encoded by the exons AATAAGGGGATGTTCTAAATCACAGATCCTTCAGACATTTCAGGCACACTGTCTGTCTCTAGCAACAAATGACAACGCAGGATACCGACAGGAATTTGAG GAGCTGGAAGTTGTCGGCAGAGAGTACACCTGCAGAGCTGGACAACTAGATGCTAACAAGAACAAAAACAGATACCCCTTCATCTTACCCT ATGACCACACTCGTGTTCAGCTCTCTCTGCTGGACTCCAAACTGCACTCTGACTACATCAATGCCAACTATGTGCCT GGTGGGACATCCGAGCATGATTTTATCTGCACTCAAGCACCTCTGCAGTGCACCATGGTGGATTTCTGGCGGATGATCTGGGAGACAAATGTGGCGCTCATTGTTATGGTGACCGCGTTGAGAGAGGACGGCAAG GTGATGTGTGATCAGTACTGGCCACCTGAGCAAGGAACAGGATGTTATGGAACGGTGCAGGTGACCACAGTTTCACGCCAGCGCCATCCGGAATATTACATCACCACAATCCGCTTAAAGCAG CAGGGTTTCCGGGCTGTGCGTCATGTGACTCACTATCATTACCCCCTCTGGCCTGATCAGGGGGTCCCGCAGATCGCATCATCTCTTTGCACTTTCACTGAGCATGTGCGCCAGCACCTCGACAATATCAGCAGCCACGGACCAACAGTAGTTCACTGCAG tgcagGAGTGGGTCGTTCTGGCACATTTGTGGCATTGCTATGGTTACTTCAGCTGTGTGCAAGAGGAATTCCTCCTAATGTCCGTCTGGCTGTGCAAGATCTACGGAAACGCAGAGTCATGATGGTACAAAACATT GAGCAGTACATGTTGGTGCATCAGTGTCTCCTGCACTATCTGGGTGGAGAAACATCCAAACCACG CAGTGATTCCCGTGCTGCCCCTGTGTCACTGCATCCTGGAGTACATCATGGGTCACAACAGTCAATGAGATCACGGCGAGGGCGGCAGAGGTGTTCGGAGCGGGCACAGCCAATGCCACAGCCACAACAGATTAAACACACACATCCAGAGTGTATCACACAATCAAGCGCTGCCCAGCCTCCACCGACGTCACTACAGTCCCTACAGACCGCACTGAAGAGCATACACCCTGCACACCTGCTGCGCAGAATAATGCCATCAACACACAACTGA